The Pyrococcus horikoshii OT3 genome includes a window with the following:
- a CDS encoding tRNA-5-methyluridine(54) 2-sulfurtransferase translates to MKCKFCSREAYIKIHYPKMYLCEEHFKEYFERKVSRTIERYKLLTKDERILVAVSGGKDSAVTAYVLKKLGYNIECLHINLGISGYSEKSEEYAKKQCKLIGAPLHIVRIKEILGYGIGEVKTRRPPCSYCGLTKRYIMNKFAYDNGFDAIATGHNLDDEASFLLNNILHWNTEYLAKGGPILPQQGKFIKKVKPLYEVTEREVVAYALAVGLEYIVEECPYARGATTLDMKGVLNELEEKRPGTKFNFVRGYLKKKKLFEPEIKEKEIKECKICRMPSSGDICAFCKFWGLKKEINFKVSSTDEEPFGP, encoded by the coding sequence ATGAAATGTAAATTCTGCTCAAGGGAAGCGTATATCAAGATTCATTACCCAAAGATGTACCTATGTGAAGAGCATTTTAAGGAATATTTTGAGAGAAAGGTGTCGAGAACAATAGAGAGATATAAGCTACTCACAAAAGATGAGAGGATCCTCGTTGCGGTAAGTGGAGGAAAAGATTCAGCAGTTACAGCATACGTGCTGAAAAAACTGGGTTACAATATAGAGTGCCTCCACATAAACCTTGGAATTAGTGGGTACTCGGAGAAGAGTGAAGAGTACGCGAAGAAGCAATGTAAACTTATTGGAGCCCCTCTCCATATAGTTAGGATAAAGGAAATACTTGGATATGGAATAGGGGAAGTGAAAACAAGAAGACCACCATGCTCGTATTGTGGGCTAACGAAGAGGTATATAATGAATAAGTTCGCATATGACAATGGGTTCGATGCTATAGCGACTGGGCATAACCTTGACGATGAAGCGAGCTTCCTTTTGAACAATATACTCCACTGGAATACAGAGTACCTGGCTAAGGGTGGTCCCATACTCCCACAACAGGGAAAGTTCATTAAAAAGGTAAAACCCCTATATGAAGTCACAGAAAGGGAAGTTGTAGCCTATGCTTTGGCCGTAGGGTTAGAGTATATAGTAGAAGAGTGCCCCTACGCAAGAGGGGCAACAACCCTGGATATGAAGGGAGTACTTAATGAACTTGAAGAGAAAAGGCCAGGAACGAAGTTCAACTTCGTGAGGGGATACTTAAAAAAGAAGAAGCTCTTTGAACCTGAAATCAAGGAAAAGGAGATTAAAGAATGCAAAATTTGTAGAATGCCATCGAGTGGAGATATCTGTGCGTTTTGTAAATTCTGGGGGCTAAAAAAGGAGATAAACTTCAAGGTAAGTTCAACCGATGAAGAGCCTTTTGGGCCCTGA
- a CDS encoding cation:proton antiporter has product MNVLLELAIILVVAKLFGYLMVKLGFPAALGQLIGGIIIGPSLLNIVEYSQEVRFLAELGVIILLFLAGLETDVEEFKHVGLSAFIVATMGVFVPFLLGYLIAIVYGYRSLAALFLGGILTATSVGLTTSILMEMKKLRTKVGTTILAAAIVDDVLGIIILTILVAMSSRGRVEIFDIEIILAEVIIFFLLGIFIGHPIVKEVLMLSEKITLPETVTTFAIVIMLLFAYLAEKFQLAGITGAYLAGLLVSMSEGSKKVTDKMMTIGYSLFIPIFLVSIGIETDIKVLATAGVFAIVYSLIAIIGKIQGCGFGALVTKFKPAEALQVGIGMIPRMEVALIIANVGLKEGILTRGTLAIPVTMVVVTTLVTPFLLKLAFSRG; this is encoded by the coding sequence ATGAATGTGCTCCTTGAGCTTGCAATAATTTTAGTAGTCGCTAAACTTTTTGGGTATTTAATGGTTAAGCTTGGGTTTCCGGCGGCATTAGGTCAACTCATCGGTGGGATAATAATTGGACCTTCCCTTTTAAACATTGTAGAGTACAGCCAGGAAGTAAGGTTCCTTGCTGAGCTTGGCGTCATTATATTACTATTCCTGGCCGGCCTTGAAACAGATGTTGAGGAATTTAAGCACGTGGGTTTATCAGCATTTATAGTGGCTACGATGGGAGTTTTTGTCCCATTCCTTCTCGGGTATTTGATTGCAATTGTTTATGGGTATAGGAGCTTGGCGGCCCTTTTTCTTGGTGGTATCCTAACCGCGACGAGCGTTGGGCTTACAACTAGCATTTTGATGGAGATGAAGAAGTTAAGGACTAAGGTTGGGACGACCATTTTAGCTGCGGCCATAGTGGATGACGTTCTTGGGATAATAATCCTTACAATACTTGTTGCAATGAGCAGTAGGGGCAGGGTAGAAATATTTGATATAGAGATAATTCTCGCGGAGGTTATAATATTCTTCCTGCTTGGGATTTTTATTGGTCATCCCATAGTGAAGGAAGTTCTAATGCTGTCCGAAAAAATTACCCTCCCTGAAACGGTAACTACCTTCGCAATAGTGATAATGCTTCTCTTTGCCTATCTAGCAGAGAAATTCCAGCTTGCTGGAATTACCGGGGCCTATCTAGCAGGTCTCCTAGTTTCAATGAGTGAAGGTTCAAAGAAGGTAACCGACAAGATGATGACCATTGGATACTCGCTTTTCATTCCCATCTTCTTGGTTAGTATAGGAATAGAGACTGATATAAAGGTTTTAGCTACTGCTGGGGTATTTGCTATCGTTTACTCATTAATTGCCATAATAGGAAAAATCCAGGGGTGTGGGTTTGGAGCTTTGGTAACTAAGTTCAAACCAGCTGAAGCTCTGCAGGTTGGAATAGGCATGATACCCAGGATGGAGGTTGCCCTAATAATTGCGAATGTTGGATTAAAAGAAGGGATACTAACAAGGGGAACCCTAGCAATTCCCGTAACTATGGTTGTTGTTACCACCTTGGTGACTCCATTCCTACTTAAATTAGCCTTTTCGCGAGGTTAA
- the alaS gene encoding alanine--tRNA ligase: MEFIMKTRMFEEEGWIRKKCKVCGKPFWTLDPDRETCGDPPCDEYQFIGKPGIPRKYTLDEMREKFLRFFEKHEIYPHGRVKRYPVLPRWRDDVLLVGASIMDFQPWVISGEADPPANPLVISQPSIRFTDIDNVGITGRHFTIFEMMAHHAFNYPGKPIYWMDETVELAFEFFTKELKMKPEDITFKENPWAGGGNAGPAFEVLYRGLEVATLVFMQYKKAPENAPQDQVVVIKGEKYIPMETKVVDTGYGLERLVWMSQGTPTAYDAVLGYVVEPLKKMAGIEKIDEKILMENSRLAGMFDIEDLGDLRYLREQVAKRVGITVEELEKAIRPYELIYAIADHTKALTFMLADGVVPSNVKAGYLARLLIRKSIRHLRELGLEVPLSEIVALHIKELHKTFPEFKEMEDIILEMIELEEKKYAETLRRGSDLVRREIAKLKKKGIKEIPVEKLVTFYESHGLTPEIVKEIAEKEGVKVNIPDNFYSMVAKEAERTKEEKGEELVDFELLKDLPDTRRLYYEDPFMKEFDAKVLRVIKDWVILDATAFYPEGGGQPYDTGVLIVNGREVKVTNVQKVGKVIIHKVEDPGAFKEGMIVHGKIDWKRRIQHMRHHTGTHVLMGALVRVLGRHVWQAGSQLTTDWARLDISHYKRISEEELKEIEMLANRIVMEDRKVTWEWLPRTTAEQKYGFRLYQGGVVPGREIRVVKIEDWDVQACGGTHLPSTGLVGPIKILRTERIQDGVERIIFACGEAAIREWQKERDLLKKASNVLRVPPEKLPETAERFFNEWKEARKEVDKLKKELARLLVYELESKMQKIGSIEFIGEVVEGSMEDLRELVEKLKKPKRVVVLISRDGYFAVSVGSEVGVEANELAKKITLIAGGGGGGRRDIAQGKVKDISKAKDVIESIKSMFS; encoded by the coding sequence ATGGAGTTCATAATGAAGACAAGAATGTTCGAGGAAGAGGGGTGGATAAGGAAGAAGTGTAAGGTCTGCGGTAAGCCCTTCTGGACTCTTGATCCTGATAGGGAAACCTGTGGAGACCCTCCATGTGACGAGTATCAGTTCATCGGAAAGCCAGGAATACCCAGGAAATACACCTTAGATGAGATGCGTGAGAAGTTCCTTAGATTCTTTGAGAAGCATGAGATTTATCCTCATGGTAGGGTGAAGAGGTATCCAGTCCTTCCCAGGTGGAGAGATGACGTTCTTTTAGTGGGAGCTTCTATAATGGATTTCCAGCCCTGGGTAATAAGTGGTGAAGCCGATCCCCCAGCTAATCCACTAGTGATATCCCAGCCTTCTATAAGGTTCACGGATATAGACAACGTAGGAATAACTGGAAGACATTTCACTATTTTCGAGATGATGGCTCATCATGCCTTCAACTATCCAGGAAAGCCGATATACTGGATGGATGAAACCGTTGAGCTAGCCTTTGAGTTCTTCACAAAGGAGTTGAAGATGAAGCCTGAGGATATAACCTTCAAGGAGAACCCCTGGGCTGGTGGAGGAAATGCTGGGCCCGCATTCGAAGTACTCTATAGAGGTTTAGAGGTTGCAACCTTGGTATTCATGCAGTACAAGAAGGCCCCGGAGAACGCTCCCCAGGATCAGGTGGTTGTTATAAAGGGGGAGAAGTATATTCCTATGGAAACGAAGGTTGTAGATACGGGATATGGCCTTGAAAGACTCGTTTGGATGAGCCAAGGAACCCCAACTGCGTACGATGCAGTCTTAGGTTATGTAGTTGAGCCGTTGAAGAAGATGGCCGGTATTGAGAAGATAGATGAAAAGATCCTCATGGAGAACTCACGCTTAGCTGGAATGTTCGATATAGAAGATCTGGGAGACTTACGCTACTTAAGGGAGCAAGTTGCTAAGAGGGTTGGAATAACTGTCGAGGAACTTGAGAAGGCCATAAGGCCCTATGAGCTTATATATGCAATAGCGGATCACACGAAAGCATTAACCTTCATGTTAGCTGATGGTGTTGTTCCCTCTAACGTAAAGGCTGGGTACTTAGCAAGACTCCTTATAAGGAAGAGTATAAGGCATTTAAGAGAGTTAGGGCTTGAAGTTCCTTTAAGTGAGATAGTCGCTTTGCATATTAAAGAACTTCACAAGACGTTCCCCGAGTTTAAGGAGATGGAGGATATTATTCTTGAGATGATCGAACTTGAAGAGAAGAAGTATGCGGAGACGCTTAGAAGGGGTAGTGACCTTGTAAGGAGGGAGATTGCGAAGCTGAAGAAGAAGGGTATAAAGGAGATACCCGTGGAAAAGCTTGTAACCTTCTATGAGAGTCATGGCCTAACGCCTGAGATAGTCAAGGAGATCGCTGAAAAAGAGGGGGTTAAGGTAAACATCCCCGACAATTTCTACAGCATGGTGGCTAAAGAAGCTGAAAGAACTAAGGAAGAGAAGGGAGAAGAACTAGTTGATTTTGAGCTACTTAAGGATCTACCAGACACGAGGAGACTTTATTATGAGGATCCCTTTATGAAAGAGTTTGATGCCAAGGTTCTTAGGGTAATTAAGGATTGGGTTATCCTAGATGCCACGGCATTCTATCCGGAGGGTGGAGGGCAACCCTACGATACGGGTGTCTTAATCGTTAATGGAAGGGAAGTCAAGGTCACGAACGTTCAGAAGGTTGGGAAGGTTATAATCCACAAGGTTGAGGATCCAGGGGCGTTTAAGGAGGGAATGATAGTTCACGGGAAGATAGATTGGAAGAGAAGGATTCAGCACATGAGGCACCATACTGGAACTCACGTTCTCATGGGGGCCTTGGTCAGAGTTCTGGGGAGGCACGTGTGGCAAGCAGGTTCACAACTCACTACCGATTGGGCGAGATTGGATATAAGCCATTACAAGAGAATTAGTGAAGAGGAACTTAAGGAAATTGAGATGCTGGCTAATAGGATAGTCATGGAGGACAGAAAGGTGACGTGGGAGTGGTTGCCAAGAACTACAGCAGAGCAGAAGTATGGCTTTAGACTTTACCAGGGTGGAGTAGTTCCTGGGAGGGAGATTAGGGTTGTAAAAATAGAGGATTGGGATGTCCAAGCTTGCGGTGGAACTCACCTACCGAGCACAGGCTTGGTTGGTCCGATTAAAATACTTAGGACTGAGAGAATACAGGATGGAGTTGAGAGGATAATATTCGCTTGCGGTGAAGCTGCGATAAGAGAGTGGCAGAAGGAAAGGGATCTGTTAAAGAAAGCTAGTAACGTTTTAAGGGTTCCCCCAGAGAAGCTTCCAGAAACAGCTGAGAGATTTTTCAATGAATGGAAAGAGGCAAGAAAGGAAGTAGATAAGCTTAAGAAGGAGCTAGCTAGGCTCTTAGTTTACGAGCTTGAGTCTAAAATGCAAAAGATCGGGAGTATAGAATTCATAGGGGAAGTAGTTGAGGGAAGCATGGAAGATTTGAGGGAACTCGTTGAGAAGCTTAAGAAACCGAAAAGGGTTGTTGTTTTAATATCGAGGGATGGCTACTTCGCGGTTTCCGTGGGGAGCGAGGTTGGTGTTGAAGCCAACGAGTTAGCCAAGAAGATAACATTAATAGCCGGCGGAGGAGGTGGAGGAAGAAGGGATATTGCCCAGGGTAAAGTAAAGGATATCAGCAAGGCAAAAGATGTTATTGAGAGCATTAAATCTATGTTCTCTTAG